In Candidatus Spechtbacterales bacterium, the following proteins share a genomic window:
- a CDS encoding AAA family ATPase, with protein sequence MCYIFYSSLKNKGGFKVDDDKEFEDSEKSPEPPSEDEKDGFWNKRPSSVKLALKIVGLLLVFTVLVWVGVPAGIIFGIIMALLFVFFLIKKLNPVKDDKTNEDGGEDKDDKQEAIAIEASPDRNKKALKNVPSSVEIINPEDIEVTFDDIAGNEEAKHEVEQVIKFFKKNKQLAKFGGKVPKGVLLYGPPGTGKTMMAKAVAKALGRPFIMPLSSSFAEIWVGTGPKRVRELFDTAKANAPCVVFIDEIDALGKRSQAQSGGDTEHNNTLNEVLKQMDGFATSADVVIFAATNFIENLDPALTRPGRLDRHIKIDNPDIIAREAIFDVHMKKKSRIAGIKHKDMFAEDVNLKGLARRTYGCSGADIENIVNETCIAAGEADADKVSMQHFIESIDRVMTGTKRRNLLSDDERERVAYHETGHALTGYFVPEADNPNHITIVGRDKSLGHTMAAPEKDKQLFPRKDLIARIAVMVGGRIAEKIKYPGTISTGGADDYEKANDLAEAMVIKYGMAENEKLQRRIFRSSGNNTESFKWSNEVKLQIEEEIDKIIETAEILAHKTLQDNWNVVESFAEHLLEVETMDEEEINKIIKKALKEPMTTKVRNILPIKTKQ encoded by the coding sequence TTGTGCTATATTTTTTACAGTAGCTTAAAAAATAAAGGAGGTTTTAAAGTGGATGATGATAAGGAATTTGAAGACAGCGAAAAATCGCCGGAACCGCCATCCGAAGATGAAAAGGACGGTTTTTGGAATAAAAGACCATCAAGTGTTAAGCTTGCATTAAAAATTGTCGGCTTATTGCTGGTTTTTACCGTGCTTGTATGGGTAGGTGTACCGGCAGGTATTATCTTTGGAATTATTATGGCTTTGTTGTTTGTTTTTTTTCTTATCAAAAAATTGAATCCCGTGAAAGATGATAAAACAAACGAAGACGGTGGTGAAGATAAAGACGATAAACAAGAAGCCATTGCAATTGAAGCCTCGCCGGATCGTAACAAAAAAGCATTAAAGAATGTTCCAAGCAGTGTTGAGATTATCAACCCTGAGGATATAGAGGTGACTTTTGATGATATTGCCGGCAATGAAGAAGCAAAGCATGAAGTTGAACAGGTAATTAAGTTTTTCAAAAAGAATAAACAGCTTGCTAAGTTCGGCGGTAAGGTTCCCAAGGGTGTGCTTTTGTACGGCCCTCCCGGTACAGGAAAGACCATGATGGCAAAGGCTGTCGCAAAGGCGCTGGGTAGGCCGTTTATTATGCCGCTGAGCTCCAGCTTCGCTGAAATTTGGGTAGGCACGGGACCAAAAAGAGTAAGAGAGCTTTTTGATACAGCAAAAGCAAATGCGCCATGCGTTGTTTTCATAGATGAAATAGACGCTCTCGGTAAAAGAAGCCAGGCTCAATCAGGTGGAGACACAGAACACAACAATACACTCAATGAGGTTCTTAAGCAGATGGATGGATTTGCTACTAGTGCTGATGTTGTGATATTCGCGGCCACTAACTTTATAGAAAACCTTGACCCCGCGCTTACGCGCCCGGGACGTCTGGATAGACATATTAAAATAGATAATCCTGACATAATCGCGCGCGAGGCCATATTTGATGTACACATGAAGAAAAAAAGCCGGATTGCGGGAATTAAGCACAAGGATATGTTTGCGGAAGATGTTAACCTCAAAGGCCTTGCCAGAAGGACTTATGGCTGCTCCGGAGCTGATATTGAAAACATTGTTAACGAAACATGTATTGCCGCGGGAGAAGCGGATGCAGACAAAGTTTCAATGCAGCACTTCATTGAATCAATTGACAGAGTAATGACAGGCACAAAGCGCAGAAACCTGCTTTCGGATGATGAAAGGGAGCGTGTGGCGTATCATGAGACAGGCCACGCCCTTACAGGCTACTTTGTACCTGAAGCTGACAATCCTAATCACATAACAATTGTGGGCAGAGATAAGTCGCTTGGACACACCATGGCGGCACCGGAAAAAGATAAACAGCTTTTCCCTCGCAAAGACCTTATCGCAAGAATAGCTGTTATGGTTGGCGGTAGAATCGCGGAGAAAATAAAATATCCGGGCACAATAAGCACCGGCGGCGCGGATGATTATGAAAAGGCAAACGATTTAGCCGAAGCCATGGTTATTAAGTACGGTATGGCCGAAAACGAAAAGCTTCAGCGCAGAATATTTCGCTCCAGTGGAAACAACACGGAGTCATTTAAGTGGTCTAACGAGGTCAAACTTCAAATAGAAGAAGAAATTGACAAGATAATTGAAACAGCGGAAATCCTGGCTCACAAAACTCTTCAAGATAATTGGAACGTAGTTGAGAGTTTTGCAGAGCACTTGCTTGAAGTGGAGACTATGGATGAAGAAGAAATCAACAAGATTATAAAGAAAGCTTTAAAAGAGCCAATGACAACCAAAGTAAGAAATATATTGCCCATAAAAACAAAACAGTAA
- a CDS encoding UPF0182 family protein, with translation MIVFVVYILFALPFGLNLYRNLLKKPGFGGEFTSSKKWKRSIVLWIAGWLSLSLILWASSVYLDVLWFSELGQENRFFTVFKTKFTLAAISGFAALTSTLALGIWTRSLIAKTHKLSNEKQNVIAQMTIVVSIFLGFIFSITVAGQWETVLLFLNAEPFGVTDPIFGKDVGFYVFALPFLEAIGNSVLWILILQIFFVLALVYTTMPYDQKSYGIVENVFKGYVLKTMSPLFFTMFGLFAAVFAYKRYLVPYNYLFDDNGAFSGVNYVDAVHRIGLNKILVAVLSLSSIVFFVAPFLFRTTKKKIIALFAPSSVAFAFMLALLIVPTFVQNITVKPNELELERQYIEWNIKFTQIAYNLDKITVENYDPALDTERDGSSSKSLDPNDVLNEVETLKNIRIADERALINFFRQSQEFRRYYEFSDVYESRYYINGEYRQIIIAVRELNQNLLDAAAKTWVNLRLKFTHGYGVVMIPVNEFEGGLPVLFMHDVPVKSSVDDLEVVRAEVYFGMRTNSFVIINTEEDEFSYQVGQTVVNSRYSGKAGIELGDKFSLRRLIVAYHTDGVNLYTSDSIHADSRIILHRNVMDRVKKLAPFLKYEDDPYLVVTEEGRLMWMLDAYTTTNKFPYSASKSGMNYIRNSVKVTIDAYDGTVNFYAFDNSDPILKAWRNIFPDLFKDKEDMPAGILAHVRYPKKMLLTQAEIYSVYHMENVETFYKREDVYDFATEKYSRESTINTSMGGVLTSVSEATVYVRPYYVLMKLPGKDEQEFVLGVPFTPKGQMGRERLQLIAWMAARSDGDNYGDIVIYRLPSHRLIPGPQQVESYVDSDAEMSAQMTLWDQRGSSVIRGNMITIPIAGTVLNVEPIYIESNNSPIPRLQKVIVSIGEYVAWGDTLDEALDALFSKMDSSHVSLPDLPAGTDQSVVATILIQRAIDHFESYLAYQAEGKMIDAARELEKHHEILRQIKKLFSQESSEID, from the coding sequence ATGATAGTATTCGTAGTTTATATCCTTTTTGCGTTGCCTTTTGGATTGAATCTGTATAGAAATTTGTTAAAAAAGCCCGGTTTTGGAGGTGAATTTACATCTTCTAAGAAATGGAAACGCTCTATAGTTTTATGGATTGCCGGTTGGTTATCTCTTTCACTTATACTGTGGGCATCGTCCGTATATTTGGATGTTTTATGGTTTAGCGAATTAGGGCAAGAAAACCGATTTTTCACTGTATTTAAAACAAAGTTCACACTTGCCGCGATAAGCGGATTTGCAGCTTTAACCAGTACACTCGCTTTGGGTATATGGACACGGTCTTTAATTGCTAAAACTCACAAACTTTCCAACGAGAAACAGAATGTGATAGCGCAGATGACTATTGTTGTAAGCATCTTTTTGGGATTTATTTTTTCCATTACAGTTGCCGGACAATGGGAAACAGTACTGCTTTTTCTTAATGCCGAACCGTTTGGGGTAACAGATCCCATCTTTGGAAAAGACGTGGGGTTCTATGTTTTTGCCCTTCCGTTTTTGGAAGCTATAGGCAACAGTGTTTTGTGGATTCTAATTCTTCAAATCTTTTTTGTTTTAGCGCTTGTTTACACAACGATGCCCTATGACCAAAAGAGTTATGGAATTGTAGAGAATGTGTTTAAGGGGTATGTGCTTAAAACAATGTCTCCGTTGTTTTTTACAATGTTCGGGCTTTTCGCTGCTGTTTTTGCATATAAGCGCTACTTAGTTCCGTACAACTATTTGTTTGATGATAATGGTGCTTTTTCCGGCGTAAATTACGTGGATGCAGTCCATAGAATAGGACTTAACAAAATACTTGTTGCGGTGCTATCTCTCTCTTCTATTGTATTCTTTGTCGCGCCGTTTTTGTTTCGCACAACAAAGAAGAAGATTATTGCGTTATTCGCGCCATCATCAGTAGCCTTTGCTTTTATGCTGGCCCTGCTTATAGTGCCAACGTTTGTGCAAAACATCACCGTAAAACCTAACGAGCTTGAACTTGAGCGCCAGTATATTGAATGGAACATTAAGTTTACTCAAATTGCTTATAATCTGGATAAGATAACAGTGGAAAATTACGACCCCGCTTTAGACACAGAAAGAGACGGTTCATCAAGTAAATCTCTTGATCCTAATGACGTACTCAATGAGGTGGAAACGCTTAAAAACATACGTATTGCTGATGAGCGCGCGCTTATTAACTTCTTTAGGCAGAGCCAGGAGTTTAGGAGATACTATGAATTTTCAGATGTATACGAATCTCGTTATTACATAAATGGCGAATACAGACAGATAATTATAGCCGTACGCGAGTTGAATCAGAACCTTCTTGATGCTGCCGCAAAAACCTGGGTTAACCTGCGTCTTAAATTCACGCACGGATATGGCGTGGTAATGATACCTGTAAATGAGTTTGAGGGAGGTTTACCGGTTTTATTCATGCATGATGTTCCTGTGAAAAGTTCTGTTGACGATCTTGAGGTGGTACGCGCCGAGGTTTATTTTGGAATGCGCACCAATAGCTTCGTTATTATAAACACAGAAGAAGATGAGTTTAGTTATCAAGTAGGACAGACTGTTGTTAATTCGCGTTATAGTGGCAAGGCCGGTATAGAGCTGGGAGATAAATTTAGTTTGAGGCGTTTGATTGTTGCATATCACACCGATGGTGTGAACTTGTATACATCAGATTCTATACATGCTGATTCGCGCATTATTCTGCATAGAAATGTAATGGACAGGGTAAAAAAACTTGCCCCGTTCTTAAAGTATGAAGACGACCCTTATCTGGTTGTAACGGAAGAGGGAAGGTTGATGTGGATGCTAGACGCGTACACTACAACAAATAAATTTCCTTACTCCGCTTCAAAATCAGGCATGAATTACATTAGAAATTCAGTTAAGGTGACAATAGATGCTTATGACGGCACGGTTAATTTTTACGCGTTTGATAATAGCGACCCCATACTTAAGGCGTGGCGGAACATTTTTCCGGACTTGTTTAAAGACAAGGAGGATATGCCCGCGGGTATTCTCGCGCATGTGAGATATCCCAAAAAGATGCTGCTTACACAGGCTGAGATTTACTCTGTCTATCACATGGAAAATGTTGAAACTTTTTATAAGCGCGAAGATGTGTATGATTTTGCAACGGAGAAGTACTCAAGAGAATCCACGATAAACACAAGTATGGGAGGCGTTTTAACTTCGGTATCTGAAGCAACGGTTTACGTTAGACCGTATTACGTTCTTATGAAGCTTCCCGGAAAAGATGAGCAGGAGTTTGTTTTGGGCGTGCCTTTTACACCGAAAGGACAAATGGGGCGTGAACGACTTCAACTTATAGCCTGGATGGCGGCTCGTTCTGATGGGGATAATTATGGCGATATAGTTATTTATAGATTACCCAGCCATCGTTTGATACCGGGTCCTCAGCAGGTAGAGTCATATGTTGATTCTGACGCGGAGATGTCGGCGCAAATGACGCTTTGGGACCAGAGAGGGTCTTCGGTAATTCGCGGAAATATGATAACCATACCTATCGCAGGCACGGTTTTGAATGTTGAACCCATATATATTGAGTCTAACAACTCTCCTATACCTCGTCTCCAGAAAGTAATTGTCTCAATAGGTGAATATGTTGCCTGGGGAGATACTCTTGATGAAGCGCTTGACGCACTTTTTTCTAAAATGGATTCAAGTCATGTATCTTTGCCTGATTTGCCGGCTGGTACGGATCAAAGTGTTGTCGCAACCATACTGATTCAAAGGGCCATAGACCACTTTGAAAGCTATTTAGCTTATCAGGCGGAAGGCAAAATGATTGATGCGGCCCGCGAACTGGAGAAGCATCATGAAATATTGAGACAGATAAAGAAGCTATTTTCACAAGAGTCTTCAGAGATTGATTAA
- a CDS encoding penicillin-binding protein 2: MVNKNNKKRKGKTSTVDTLSLNWRIYTLFLIFTLISAGLLFRLYDLQIVKGKYYTALARGQGVDVETNIPRGEIYFQDNAGEGVYIAAANKELFVAYADPKEVSDERLVLDKVSEAVIVPTEDEIKILERLQNKNSSYALIARNLTEEQSTKLREMKLPGVYTRVELLRYYPAGEVAAHVLGFLGFSGSDRTGQYGVEEYYNPLLAGSAQNNSLLGNLFSFGGENSTDVELTIDYGIQFVVEKKLEEVVNRYDAVSGTAIFMDPKTGAVIAMANFPDYNPNTYNEIEDIHVLHNNAVQSVYELGSVFKPITLAAAMDGVVITPQTTYVDTGKVELSGYTIRNSDLKAHEEQTMTQVMEKSLNTGVVYAQQELGKKKFREYLENFQLHKKTGIDLPGEVEGNIKNIQNTNRDINFATASFGQGISLSPIRFLSSISAIANGGVMMKPYVVKKIVTENGSRDTVPEEAGRPISAMTASRITAMMVSAVDNGYGSKAAVPGYSMAGKTGTAQIPNEGSAGYSSKTLHSFVGFVPAYDPKFIGIIIMNDPKGIRFSSDSVAPTFRDISSFILQYYKVPPK; this comes from the coding sequence ATGGTTAATAAAAATAATAAAAAGAGGAAAGGTAAAACCTCTACGGTTGATACCTTGTCATTAAACTGGCGTATATATACGCTTTTTCTTATTTTTACGCTAATTAGCGCGGGTCTTCTGTTTCGTCTTTATGATCTTCAAATAGTAAAGGGTAAGTATTATACAGCGTTAGCTCGCGGACAGGGTGTTGATGTTGAAACCAATATTCCGCGCGGGGAAATATATTTTCAGGATAATGCGGGTGAAGGTGTGTATATAGCAGCGGCAAATAAGGAGCTGTTTGTAGCTTACGCAGATCCGAAAGAGGTTTCTGATGAGAGGCTTGTATTGGATAAAGTATCCGAAGCAGTTATTGTACCCACAGAAGATGAGATAAAAATATTGGAGAGATTGCAGAATAAAAATTCATCATACGCGCTTATAGCGAGAAATCTAACAGAAGAACAATCAACAAAATTGAGGGAAATGAAGCTTCCCGGTGTATATACTCGTGTAGAGCTTTTACGTTATTATCCAGCCGGAGAGGTTGCAGCTCATGTTTTGGGTTTCCTCGGTTTTAGCGGCTCTGATCGCACGGGGCAATATGGGGTGGAGGAATATTACAATCCTCTTTTAGCGGGAAGTGCTCAGAATAACTCACTTTTGGGAAATTTATTTTCTTTCGGTGGTGAAAATTCTACAGATGTTGAACTCACCATAGATTACGGAATACAGTTTGTGGTTGAGAAAAAATTAGAGGAAGTTGTTAACAGGTATGATGCGGTTAGCGGTACGGCTATTTTTATGGATCCTAAAACCGGAGCAGTTATAGCTATGGCAAATTTTCCTGACTATAATCCAAACACGTATAACGAAATAGAGGACATACATGTTTTGCACAACAATGCCGTTCAATCTGTTTACGAATTAGGTTCAGTTTTTAAGCCCATAACTCTTGCCGCGGCTATGGATGGGGTAGTAATAACTCCGCAAACTACCTATGTTGATACCGGCAAAGTGGAATTGAGCGGATATACCATAAGAAATTCAGACCTTAAAGCGCATGAAGAGCAGACAATGACACAGGTTATGGAGAAATCTTTAAATACCGGTGTTGTTTACGCGCAACAGGAATTGGGAAAAAAGAAATTCAGAGAGTATTTAGAAAATTTTCAATTACATAAAAAAACAGGTATTGATTTACCCGGAGAGGTGGAAGGTAATATTAAAAATATACAAAACACCAATAGAGACATTAATTTTGCTACAGCTTCTTTTGGACAGGGCATTAGTCTTTCTCCCATAAGATTTCTATCTTCTATATCCGCAATTGCGAATGGCGGAGTTATGATGAAACCTTATGTTGTTAAAAAGATAGTAACTGAAAATGGCAGTAGGGACACAGTGCCCGAGGAGGCGGGTCGTCCTATTTCAGCCATGACTGCCTCTCGCATTACAGCAATGATGGTTAGCGCTGTGGATAATGGATATGGTTCAAAAGCGGCAGTGCCGGGATACTCAATGGCGGGTAAAACAGGTACAGCACAAATTCCAAATGAGGGAAGTGCGGGATATTCCAGTAAAACACTACACTCTTTTGTGGGATTTGTTCCCGCTTACGATCCTAAGTTTATAGGAATTATCATAATGAATGACCCAAAGGGAATCAGGTTTTCATCTGATTCGGTGGCCCCCACGTTTCGGGACATATCGTCTTTTATTCTGCAGTATTATAAAGTGCCCCCTAAGTAA
- the rsmH gene encoding 16S rRNA (cytosine(1402)-N(4))-methyltransferase RsmH, producing the protein MPVHIPVFLNEILEKFSPREGEWYIDCTTGEGGHSLAIAKLVAPHGRVLSIDADPHSLEVFKENVKREGLENVVIPRNGNFANVAEIAKGNDFVRPNGILFDLGFSSWQLEKSGGGFTFQKNEALDMRFDRKDEELQTAGDIVNHAPREYLEHIFREYGEEGRAHQIAEAIIKERRMKEIETTGDLVNVVSTVIPFRGRINPATKVFQALRIAVNRELESIEHGLEGALSIAGKGTVIAVISFHSLEDRIVKQTFKKWATEDRGENLTKKVIKPQYEEVKRNPRSRSAKLRLFKV; encoded by the coding sequence ATGCCAGTACATATACCAGTTTTTTTAAATGAAATATTGGAAAAGTTTTCTCCCAGGGAAGGGGAGTGGTACATAGATTGCACAACAGGAGAAGGGGGGCATAGCCTGGCTATTGCCAAGCTGGTAGCTCCTCACGGAAGAGTTCTTTCAATAGATGCAGACCCTCATTCTCTTGAAGTCTTTAAAGAGAATGTAAAAAGGGAGGGTTTAGAGAATGTCGTAATTCCGCGAAATGGAAATTTTGCTAATGTGGCTGAAATTGCGAAAGGGAATGATTTTGTGAGACCGAACGGAATACTCTTTGATCTTGGATTTTCTTCCTGGCAGTTAGAAAAGAGTGGAGGAGGATTCACCTTTCAAAAGAACGAAGCTCTGGATATGCGTTTTGATCGCAAAGATGAAGAGTTGCAAACAGCGGGAGATATTGTTAATCATGCCCCCCGCGAGTATTTGGAGCACATTTTTCGTGAATATGGTGAAGAGGGAAGGGCGCATCAGATAGCCGAAGCCATTATTAAAGAGAGGCGGATGAAAGAAATAGAAACTACAGGGGATTTGGTAAATGTAGTTTCTACAGTAATACCTTTCAGGGGCAGGATAAACCCCGCCACCAAAGTCTTTCAGGCATTAAGAATAGCTGTGAATCGTGAGTTGGAAAGCATAGAACACGGACTTGAAGGCGCTTTATCTATAGCAGGTAAAGGAACAGTGATAGCCGTGATAAGCTTTCACTCTTTAGAGGATAGAATAGTTAAGCAGACTTTTAAAAAATGGGCAACAGAAGACAGGGGAGAAAATTTAACAAAAAAAGTAATAAAGCCTCAGTATGAAGAAGTGAAACGCAACCCCAGAAGCCGTAGTGCAAAATTAAGACTATTTAAAGTTTAA
- the mraZ gene encoding division/cell wall cluster transcriptional repressor MraZ, producing the protein MLLGEFTHNIDTKKRLAIPAKFRKEVGRSVVITRGLDNCLFIFTKPEWKKLADKIGSLPLGQSDARGFARLMLAGAMEVSVDNLGRILIPDYLKSYASLKKQVVVTGVYNRIEVWDEKLWNMYKSKSEKNAGDIAERLGDLGV; encoded by the coding sequence ATGCTTTTAGGAGAATTTACACACAATATAGATACCAAGAAAAGACTGGCTATACCGGCTAAATTTCGTAAAGAGGTTGGCAGAAGCGTTGTTATAACAAGAGGTTTAGATAACTGTTTGTTTATTTTTACAAAACCTGAATGGAAGAAACTGGCTGACAAAATAGGTTCTCTTCCGTTGGGACAGAGCGACGCAAGAGGATTTGCACGCTTGATGCTCGCAGGTGCTATGGAGGTTTCGGTAGACAACCTTGGAAGAATATTGATACCTGATTATCTGAAAAGTTATGCATCATTAAAAAAACAAGTTGTAGTTACAGGAGTTTACAACAGAATAGAGGTTTGGGACGAGAAACTTTGGAATATGTACAAAAGCAAGAGTGAGAAAAATGCGGGGGACATAGCTGAAAGATTAGGGGATTTGGGGGTTTAG
- a CDS encoding DUF3841 domain-containing protein, which yields MDKVGNLAYNLGSCFYKRKEVFKLSEEITLRTVQHVRDWEELQRVGILRRNEVDFPGRFSVKGELLDLYLGKTQLAYAFMVNQMRKRIAGCSVQYPIWAWYKHLSLSNLTTSPIHSWLYKGEGISIEFKISRDKVLLSDLQPWSKVLSNDYIALDSEEYSEFKKREKKYKNDPVLGKEIEAEIVKSWERVFDLEAIETSDYHTYGGVYVQACVEEIRKEQVVLVESLQPRF from the coding sequence ATGGACAAAGTTGGTAATTTAGCATATAATCTGGGCAGTTGTTTTTACAAAAGAAAGGAGGTGTTTAAATTGAGTGAAGAGATTACACTTCGTACTGTTCAGCATGTTCGCGACTGGGAAGAACTACAGCGTGTTGGTATATTGCGCAGGAACGAGGTTGATTTTCCAGGACGCTTTAGTGTGAAAGGCGAGTTACTTGATTTATATCTGGGTAAAACTCAGCTTGCCTATGCCTTTATGGTTAACCAGATGCGCAAGAGGATTGCGGGGTGTTCTGTTCAGTATCCAATTTGGGCCTGGTACAAGCACTTGTCATTGTCAAATTTAACTACATCTCCGATACACAGCTGGCTATATAAAGGAGAAGGTATAAGTATTGAATTTAAGATTTCGCGCGATAAGGTCTTGTTGTCCGATTTGCAGCCATGGTCTAAAGTGTTGAGCAATGACTATATTGCCCTCGACTCTGAAGAGTATAGTGAATTTAAAAAAAGAGAAAAAAAATATAAAAACGACCCTGTTTTAGGAAAAGAGATAGAAGCGGAAATAGTGAAGAGTTGGGAGAGAGTATTTGATCTTGAGGCAATAGAAACTTCAGATTATCACACCTACGGAGGTGTTTATGTACAGGCATGCGTTGAAGAGATACGCAAAGAGCAAGTAGTTCTTGTTGAGAGTTTACAACCCCGTTTTTGA
- a CDS encoding putative glycoside hydrolase — protein MLSLLIMRKDVAIVLLSLAVLGAGLFFYAVSGPGNVNTDDVISIQHPAPSVGNVFIAQKNIPPKPIPDPGQVKAIHLSYGTYNSSRFSDILAEIENSEVNAIIFEMKNPVGWVALDDDFHVSVLEELLPELNRRGIYTIARMVIFQDPVVVGQNPDFAIKNSATGGPWADYKGVVWADPTNKAVWEYNVDIAKKALDVGFNEINFDYIRFPTDGPLSLVQYSNLDEFGTRENTIVNFAKYAKEELGINSVLSVDVFGITFIGDQKVIGQSIAKLAPYVDVIMPMPYPSHYPDGFIGYANPADHPYEIMHYTMELGMKKLEGHNVIVRSWLQDFDLGAFYNDHEIKEQIRAVEEFDMEGWALWNASNRYTWSAVR, from the coding sequence ATGCTATCATTACTTATTATGAGAAAAGATGTTGCTATTGTATTATTGTCACTTGCGGTACTTGGAGCGGGTCTCTTTTTTTATGCCGTATCCGGTCCGGGGAATGTAAATACAGATGATGTTATTTCAATTCAACACCCCGCGCCCTCTGTGGGAAATGTTTTTATAGCTCAAAAAAATATTCCTCCAAAACCGATACCCGACCCGGGACAAGTTAAAGCGATACATTTATCCTATGGTACATATAACAGCTCTCGTTTTTCAGATATACTTGCTGAAATTGAAAACTCCGAAGTTAACGCGATTATTTTTGAAATGAAAAACCCTGTTGGCTGGGTCGCGTTAGATGACGATTTTCACGTAAGCGTTTTAGAAGAACTTTTACCGGAGCTTAACAGACGGGGAATTTATACAATTGCGAGAATGGTTATATTTCAGGATCCGGTAGTAGTAGGGCAAAATCCGGATTTTGCAATAAAAAATTCTGCAACCGGAGGTCCATGGGCGGATTACAAGGGTGTTGTTTGGGCTGATCCTACAAATAAGGCCGTGTGGGAATATAATGTTGATATTGCAAAAAAAGCTTTGGATGTAGGTTTTAATGAGATAAATTTTGATTATATACGATTCCCGACAGACGGGCCTCTTTCTTTGGTTCAATATTCTAACTTGGACGAGTTTGGAACACGAGAAAATACAATAGTAAACTTTGCAAAATATGCCAAAGAAGAGCTTGGAATAAACTCAGTTTTGTCAGTTGATGTTTTTGGTATAACATTTATAGGCGACCAGAAGGTGATAGGGCAGAGCATCGCAAAGCTTGCGCCCTACGTGGATGTGATAATGCCGATGCCATACCCTTCGCACTATCCCGACGGTTTTATAGGGTACGCGAATCCGGCGGACCATCCTTATGAAATAATGCACTACACAATGGAGCTTGGTATGAAAAAACTTGAAGGCCACAATGTAATAGTGCGTTCATGGTTGCAGGATTTTGATTTAGGAGCTTTTTATAACGACCATGAAATAAAGGAACAGATAAGGGCGGTTGAAGAATTTGACATGGAGGGGTGGGCGTTATGGAATGCCTCAAACCGCTATACGTGGAGTGCAGTAAGGTAG
- the rplL gene encoding 50S ribosomal protein L7/L12, whose protein sequence is MTEEKKDVSAEASAKAEETKEETKEVEVPKEFKDLVEKIEKMTVLELSELVKVLEDKFGVSSAAPMMMAGAPAAGGDEGGDDDSGIVSVELTDGGGNKIGVIKAIRGVVPELGLKEAKDMVESAPQIIKEGVEKAEAEEIKKQLEEAGAKVSFK, encoded by the coding sequence ATGACAGAAGAAAAAAAAGACGTGTCCGCCGAAGCTTCGGCGAAGGCGGAAGAAACAAAAGAAGAGACAAAGGAAGTGGAGGTTCCCAAAGAGTTTAAGGACCTTGTAGAAAAGATAGAAAAAATGACAGTTCTCGAATTGTCAGAGCTTGTGAAGGTTCTTGAGGATAAGTTCGGAGTTTCATCCGCAGCCCCTATGATGATGGCTGGAGCACCGGCAGCAGGTGGTGATGAAGGAGGAGACGATGATAGCGGTATTGTAAGTGTAGAACTTACAGATGGTGGAGGAAACAAGATAGGTGTTATTAAGGCAATTCGTGGCGTAGTTCCCGAACTTGGACTAAAAGAAGCAAAAGATATGGTGGAAAGCGCCCCCCAGATTATAAAGGAGGGTGTAGAAAAAGCTGAAGCGGAAGAGATTAAGAAGCAGTTGGAAGAAGCAGGAGCAAAGGTAAGCTTTAAATAG